A single genomic interval of Selenobaculum gibii harbors:
- a CDS encoding PIN/TRAM domain-containing protein — MLDRVLRFVITILMAIVGLMLMRMASPLVTLLIGAEFSQMGIFGMTLTNILSVLFGAILGGALGFYSSPWMIKKLISFSVWVEAQLNKMPIHDVITGAIGLAIGLIIANLLGSAFSSLPIVGNYVPVIFSIVLGYLGMHITLQKRDEIASMMAGLVALFTRLVREIPRERDKEKDKDKQKKSDKSKYKLLDTSVIIDGRIADICKSGFIEGTLLIPVFVLEELQHIADSADLLKRNRGRRGLDVLNRIQKEFEMFVEIDERDFEDVSEVDSKLIKLAQVVQGKIITNDYNLNKVAELQGVPVLNINELSNAVKPVVIPGEDMIVCVVKDGKEFGQGVAYLDDGTMIVVEGGKKFMGETIEVVVTSVLQTAAGRMIFAKPKTAVEKGA, encoded by the coding sequence ATGTTAGATAGAGTGTTAAGATTTGTTATCACGATTTTAATGGCTATTGTTGGTTTAATGTTGATGAGAATGGCGAGTCCGCTTGTCACGTTGCTCATCGGTGCAGAGTTTTCCCAGATGGGCATATTTGGCATGACCTTAACTAATATATTATCTGTTTTATTTGGTGCTATTTTAGGGGGAGCGCTTGGTTTTTATTCATCTCCATGGATGATTAAAAAGTTAATCAGCTTTTCTGTGTGGGTAGAAGCACAATTAAACAAAATGCCGATTCATGATGTAATTACTGGGGCCATTGGTTTGGCTATTGGACTTATAATTGCTAATTTATTAGGTTCTGCTTTTTCTTCTCTTCCGATTGTTGGGAATTATGTTCCGGTTATCTTTAGTATTGTACTTGGTTATTTAGGAATGCATATTACATTGCAAAAACGCGACGAAATTGCAAGTATGATGGCAGGATTGGTTGCTTTGTTTACCAGACTTGTAAGAGAAATTCCTCGTGAACGCGACAAAGAAAAAGACAAAGATAAACAGAAAAAATCCGATAAAAGCAAATATAAGCTTCTAGATACAAGTGTAATTATTGATGGACGTATTGCTGATATTTGTAAAAGTGGTTTTATTGAAGGAACGCTTTTAATCCCGGTATTTGTTTTAGAGGAGTTACAACATATTGCTGATTCGGCAGATCTTTTAAAACGAAATCGAGGCCGACGTGGTCTAGATGTGTTGAATCGAATTCAAAAAGAATTTGAGATGTTTGTTGAAATTGATGAACGAGACTTTGAAGATGTTAGTGAAGTTGATTCAAAATTAATTAAACTAGCACAAGTGGTGCAGGGGAAAATCATTACCAATGACTATAATTTAAATAAAGTTGCAGAATTGCAGGGGGTACCTGTCTTGAATATCAATGAGCTTTCAAATGCCGTAAAGCCGGTTGTGATTCCAGGTGAGGATATGATTGTTTGTGTAGTAAAAGACGGTAAAGAATTTGGTCAAGGTGTTGCCTATCTAGATGACGGCACGATGATTGTTGTTGAAGGCGGTAAAAAATTCATGGGAGAAACGATTGAAGTAGTTGTAACTTCTGTGTTGCAGACTGCGGCAGGTAGAATGATTTTTGCGAAACCTAAAACTGCGGTAGAAAAAGGCGCATGA
- a CDS encoding CarD family transcriptional regulator, whose amino-acid sequence MLNVGDKVVYPMHGAGVIEGIEECEVMGKSKNYYILMMPFGGMKVMIPMDNVENIGLREVITASDVEKVVEVFKNEPEQTTGSWNRRFNANLLKIKSGSIYDVAEVVRNLILQDRSKKISTGERRLLDTAKQILVSELVFACDKDASTVEAWVYDLLDKNTPGD is encoded by the coding sequence GTGCTTAATGTAGGTGATAAGGTAGTATATCCAATGCATGGTGCTGGAGTTATTGAAGGCATAGAAGAATGTGAAGTAATGGGCAAGAGCAAGAATTATTATATTTTAATGATGCCTTTTGGTGGAATGAAAGTGATGATTCCAATGGACAATGTTGAAAATATAGGCTTGCGTGAAGTCATTACTGCATCAGATGTTGAAAAAGTTGTTGAAGTATTTAAAAATGAACCTGAGCAAACGACAGGAAGTTGGAACCGTAGGTTTAATGCCAATTTATTGAAGATTAAAAGTGGCAGTATATACGATGTTGCTGAAGTTGTAAGAAATTTGATATTACAGGACCGTTCAAAAAAAATATCTACTGGTGAAAGAAGGTTATTGGATACTGCAAAGCAAATATTAGTTAGTGAGCTGGTATTTGCCTGTGATAAGGATGCTTCAACAGTTGAGGCATGGGTTTATGATTTGCTTGATAAAAATACGCCAGGTGACTGA
- a CDS encoding stage II sporulation protein P — MKKFNIYILWTLCIIFCFIGIYTFYYHMNDNFPLTPSPEIKTAKPFDYYRITDETGTIELMTVSVQVYIGDEVLAEDNSLYEVVKLDGNHAFARFVKKIHL, encoded by the coding sequence ATGAAAAAATTTAACATTTACATTTTATGGACACTATGTATCATATTCTGTTTTATTGGAATTTATACATTTTATTATCATATGAATGACAATTTCCCCCTAACGCCTTCACCAGAGATAAAAACAGCTAAACCTTTTGATTATTATCGCATCACCGATGAGACTGGAACAATTGAATTAATGACCGTTTCCGTTCAGGTTTATATCGGTGATGAAGTCCTTGCTGAAGACAACAGCTTATATGAAGTCGTAAAATTAGATGGCAATCATGCATTTGCTAGGTTTGTAAAAAAAATACACTTATAA
- the radA gene encoding DNA repair protein RadA: MMAKKKTAYVCQECGYNATKWLGKCPGCGEWNTLVEERLQPERQGGLGLGLSTGSSPIAIDEVTTEDMPRFHTGSMELDRVLGGGVIPGSMVLVVGDPGVGKSSLTLKVCANVAKKQGKVLYVTGEESTRQVRMRADRLDAIEKDLLVLSETNLEMIAKQVLEVNPELLVIDSIQTVFKPEIQSAPGSVSQVRESAVELLRIAKLNSIAVFVVGHVTKDGVLAGPRVLEHIVDTVLYFEGERNAQFRVLRAVKNRFGSTNEIGLFEMRGEGLVDVPDASKLFLSDSPTNVPGSVIIPTVEGTRPLLVEVQALVSQTPYMPPRRTADFVDVKRIQLLLAVLEKRVGMLLGNCDVYVKVAGGIKIDEPAIDLALTIALASSFRNNTIMNETVIFGEVGLAGEVRAVTQVESRVREAVKMGFKHIILPKKNLTNLSTDKLVRFYGVENVREALEIAFR, translated from the coding sequence TTGATGGCGAAAAAAAAGACAGCTTATGTTTGCCAAGAATGTGGATATAATGCAACAAAATGGTTAGGTAAATGTCCTGGCTGTGGTGAATGGAATACGTTAGTTGAGGAAAGGCTTCAGCCAGAAAGGCAAGGGGGACTTGGTTTGGGGCTTTCGACAGGGAGTTCGCCTATTGCAATTGACGAAGTCACTACGGAAGATATGCCAAGATTTCATACGGGATCTATGGAACTGGATAGAGTTTTGGGTGGTGGTGTTATTCCGGGCTCTATGGTACTTGTGGTTGGGGATCCAGGAGTAGGAAAGTCGAGTTTAACATTAAAAGTTTGTGCAAATGTTGCGAAAAAACAAGGTAAAGTACTTTATGTCACGGGGGAAGAAAGTACTCGTCAAGTACGTATGCGGGCAGATCGATTGGATGCAATAGAAAAAGATTTACTTGTACTTAGTGAAACGAATTTAGAAATGATTGCAAAACAGGTTTTAGAGGTGAATCCTGAACTGCTTGTTATTGATTCGATTCAGACCGTTTTTAAACCAGAAATTCAAAGTGCACCAGGCAGTGTAAGCCAAGTGCGTGAAAGTGCTGTGGAACTACTAAGAATTGCAAAATTAAATTCAATTGCTGTCTTTGTAGTCGGGCATGTTACGAAAGATGGTGTTTTAGCAGGCCCGCGAGTTTTAGAGCATATTGTGGATACAGTTCTTTATTTCGAGGGTGAGAGAAACGCACAATTTAGAGTACTTAGAGCAGTAAAAAATAGATTTGGCAGTACGAATGAAATTGGTTTATTTGAAATGCGGGGAGAAGGATTAGTAGATGTGCCTGATGCATCAAAATTATTTCTGTCAGATTCGCCAACGAATGTACCAGGCAGTGTGATTATTCCAACGGTTGAGGGAACAAGACCTTTATTAGTTGAGGTACAGGCATTAGTCAGTCAAACACCTTATATGCCGCCGCGTCGTACGGCTGATTTTGTGGATGTAAAGCGTATCCAGCTATTGCTTGCTGTTTTAGAAAAGCGAGTAGGAATGCTATTGGGAAATTGTGATGTATATGTAAAAGTTGCAGGGGGAATTAAAATTGATGAACCAGCAATTGACTTGGCACTTACGATTGCATTAGCTTCAAGCTTTCGCAACAATACAATAATGAATGAAACTGTTATTTTTGGTGAAGTAGGGCTTGCAGGAGAGGTAAGAGCTGTTACACAAGTGGAAAGCCGTGTACGTGAAGCGGTAAAAATGGGATTTAAACATATCATTTTACCCAAAAAGAATCTTACCAATTTATCTACAGATAAATTGGTAAGATTCTATGGAGTTGAAAATGTCCGCGAAGCATTAGAAATCGCTTTTCGGTAA
- a CDS encoding DUF3298 and DUF4163 domain-containing protein has product MKKSIAQISIIFMIFTLCLTIVPQTSFAAEVRNEQYATGVYSLAFPQLVNNDNLQVQDKINHDIQLFLMKFMQPDGKVKPEEAKLTYEVHYLSNDLFSIEFTAYTFWGGAHGQTISTSFNYDLKTGEELKLTQMFDYKPSEINKAIFAHCEKNSIPLYNDFKGITQYPSNFYLTSPTTPVLVFQQYDIAPYSSGIIKVELK; this is encoded by the coding sequence ATGAAAAAAAGTATCGCTCAAATTTCTATTATCTTTATGATTTTTACTTTATGTTTAACAATTGTTCCTCAAACTTCTTTTGCTGCAGAAGTACGTAATGAACAATATGCGACTGGTGTCTATTCATTAGCTTTTCCTCAACTTGTAAACAACGATAATCTACAAGTTCAAGATAAAATTAATCATGACATTCAATTATTTTTAATGAAGTTTATGCAGCCGGATGGAAAAGTCAAACCAGAAGAAGCTAAATTAACTTATGAAGTTCACTACTTATCCAATGACTTGTTTAGTATTGAGTTTACAGCTTATACCTTCTGGGGTGGAGCTCATGGGCAAACGATTTCCACATCTTTTAATTATGATTTGAAAACAGGCGAGGAGTTAAAATTGACTCAGATGTTCGACTATAAACCATCTGAAATTAACAAAGCAATTTTTGCTCACTGTGAAAAAAATTCTATTCCTCTTTATAACGATTTTAAAGGAATTACACAGTATCCAAGTAATTTTTACTTAACGAGTCCAACCACACCAGTTTTAGTTTTCCAACAATATGATATTGCACCTTATTCCAGCGGTATTATTAAAGTAGAATTAAAATAA